The DNA segment ACGGGTATTTCCGTGTTGGGTTCTTTTTCAAAGATCGGTTTGAACTATGAATTGATGGTAGTAAATGGACTCGACCCGAATGGTTTTTCCAAGGCCGAATGGGTAAGGGTAGGCCGGCAGAAGATATTTGAACTGTCAACCATGACAAGTCCCGCTTTTGTCGGTCGGTTGGAATATTCACCTGTAAAGAACCTTCGGATCGGTGCATCGGGATATTATAATAAATCGGCTAAAAATGCCAGCAAGCCTGAAAAAATGACTTCTGTAAAAGGAAAGGTTTCGATCGTAACAGCAGACGCTCAATATGCCAGTAGTAACATAGTTGCCCGTGCTAATTTTATTTACGGGAACCTGACTGACTCAAAACGGATTTCGGAACTTAACCGTACCGTTTCGTCCAAAGCAGGGTTTCCTAGGACCGATGTGGCAAAAAACGCTATGACCTATGCTGCTGAAGCAGGATATAATGTATTGTCTTTTTTCAATACCAAACAAAAGCTGTTTCCCTTTATCCGTTATGAATACTATAATACCATGGAGGATGTGGAGAGCGGAGTAACGAAAGATACCAGGTATAAAAGGGATATCCTTTCTTTTGGGTTGAATTATTATATCCTGCCAAACTTGGTAGTAAAGGCAGATTATGCGATGCGTCAGATCGATAACGGAACCTATAATGATGAAAATACATTTGGTATCAGCGTAGCCTATACCGGATGGTTTATTAAAAAATGATCTTAGTATTTTAAATCCTGTTAACAATCAATTAAATAATAATGAAAAAATTTAGTTTGTATTTTTTTGTTGCTGCTTTGTCCATAGGGATGATCGCATGCGATAATAGTGACGACGATGATGACTTCACTACCGGTTATGGCTATGATATGACCGATATCATCGATGACTATGTGGATAAAACGGTTTTACCTACCTATGAGGATATGAAAAATAAAGCATGGGAATTATATGCGGCAGTGGAGAAGTTAAACACCGAAGGGGGACTTACCGATGCGAATATCCAGGCAGCCTGCGATGCATGGCGTGCTACACGTGTACCCTGGGAGCAAAGCGAAGCGTTCCTGTTTGGTCCTGCTGATAAATTAAATCTGGATCCTTTGCTGGATTCATGGCCTTTGGATCAAACACAAATTGAAACAGTATTAAAAGGTGGTAATTATGATGCCGGATCATTAGGGGAAAATGTGCGTGGATTCCATACAGTGGAGTACCTCCTGTTTAAAGATGGCCAGGCAAGGACAGTACAACAGATAGGTGAATTCGGCCCTGCGGAAGAACATCTGGAATACCTGACAGTGGTTACTGAAACTTTAAGGAACGATTGTATTAAATTATGGTCGGCATGGGCCGGCGAAGAAGCACTTAAAGGAGATGATGCAGAAGCCATGGAGGAAATTGAATTTACTCCGGAATCACCCAGTTATGCCTCTCAGTTTAAAAATGCCGGTAAAGCAGGTAGCCTGCTGCCTTCCAAAGATGTAGCCGTTGATAATATCATCCAGGGATGTGCAGATATCACCGATGAAGTAAGCGCCCAGAAAATAGGCGGCCCTTATGATAAAGCAGTTGCCGGAAACAGGGAGGAAGCTGTTTTGGAAGTTGAATCGTGGTACAGCTGGAACTCTATCACTGACTATATGAACAATATCGAAAGTATCCGTAACTCATACCTGGGTGGCCGTGAAGGAGACCGTGGTGCCAGCTTGTCTGCATTTGTAAAAAGCCGTGATGAGGCATTAAATACTAAAGTACTTGCAGCAATTGAAAAGGCATATAACGCTATAAAAAATATGGATAGTCCTTTCCGGAACAATCTGGATAATGATAAGGTAAAAGCAGCCATTACTGCTAGCAGGGAATTGGAAGAAACAATGGTAGAACTGTTTCAATTGAAAAACTAAAAATATTAAACGATCGATATTCATATTGTTTCTTTTAGGAAACAAGCCAGTCAAATCTCGTAGAGGAATATTCTCTACGAGTTTTGTGCATTATTGAATTTTATTAATTGACGGGCATGATTCATCATAACATATTCAAATTTCTGTTTTTTACCGGTTGCATCATGTTGTTCTCCTGTACTAAAGATCAGGAGATAATCTTAAGGCCAAACGGAACAGTAGCATCCGAC comes from the Bacteroidales bacterium genome and includes:
- a CDS encoding outer membrane beta-barrel protein; this encodes MKKYFFFLFIVSLIYYPISAQTSAQDTTFKKIRLGGYGEMLYQWMDYGPDRYKGDGAPKDKRAYISIPRAIFAIDYKFRHDIVLGTEIEFEYGGTGAAMEFEYAEAGEYEMEVEKAGEVVLEQFHITKSFGSIFNIRVGHMIVPVGLTNAHHEPIFFFGSSRPEGEMTMIPCTWHETGISVLGSFSKIGLNYELMVVNGLDPNGFSKAEWVRVGRQKIFELSTMTSPAFVGRLEYSPVKNLRIGASGYYNKSAKNASKPEKMTSVKGKVSIVTADAQYASSNIVARANFIYGNLTDSKRISELNRTVSSKAGFPRTDVAKNAMTYAAEAGYNVLSFFNTKQKLFPFIRYEYYNTMEDVESGVTKDTRYKRDILSFGLNYYILPNLVVKADYAMRQIDNGTYNDENTFGISVAYTGWFIKK